The following proteins are co-located in the Lagenorhynchus albirostris chromosome 2, mLagAlb1.1, whole genome shotgun sequence genome:
- the LOC132516078 gene encoding LOW QUALITY PROTEIN: putative RNA-binding protein Luc7-like 2 (The sequence of the model RefSeq protein was modified relative to this genomic sequence to represent the inferred CDS: deleted 2 bases in 1 codon), whose protein sequence is MSAQAQMRGMLDQLMGTSRDGDTTHQRIKFSDDRVCKSHLLNCCPHDVLSGTRIDLGECLKVHDLALRADYEIASKEQDFFFELDAMDHLQSFSADCDRRTEVAKKRLAETQEEISAEVAAKAERVHELNEIGKLLAKVEQLGAEGNVEESQKVMDEVEKARAKKREAEEVYWNSMPFWKLEASSFQQQKLRVCEVCSAYLGLHDNDRRLADHSGGKLHLGFIEIREKLEELKRVVAKKQEKRNHERLRRREEREREEREKLRRSRSHSKNPKRSRSREYRRHRSRSMSREWKRRTRSKSREKRHRHRSRSSSRSRSHSHQRSGHSSRDRSRERSRRRSSKERFREQDLASRDRDRNSRDRSPRDRDRKDKKWSYESANGRSEDRRSSEEHEAGEI, encoded by the exons ATGTCTGCGCAGGCCCAGATGCGCGGGATGCTGGACCAGTTGATGGGCACCTCCCGGGACG GAGATACTACTCATCAACGAATCAAATTCAGTGATGACAGAGTATGCAAGAGTCACCTTCTGAATTGTTGCCCCCATGATGTCCTGTCTGGAACTAGAATAGATCTTGGAGAATGTCTGAAAGTCCATGACCTGGCTTTAAGAGCAGATTATGAAATTGCGTCCAAAGaacaagattttttctttgaactCGATGCTATGGATCATCTGCAGTCATTCAGTGCAGATTGTGATCGAAGAACAGAAGTGGCTAAGAAAAGATTAGCAGAAACTCAGGAAGAGATTAGTGCTGAAGTTGCAGCAAAGGCAGAACGTGTTCATGAGTTAAATGAAATCGGTAAATTGTTGGCTAAGGTGGAACAGCTAGGAGCTGAAGGGAATGTGGAGGAATCCCAGAAAGTAATGGATGAAGTAGAGAAAGCACgggcaaagaaaagagaagcagaggaagtTTATTGGAATTCTATGCCa ttctggaagctggaagcttCCAGTTTCCAGCAGCAGAAACTTCGAGTCTGTGAAGTTTGCtctgcctatttaggtcttcatgATAATGACAGACGACTGGCTGATCATTCTGGGGGTAAACTGCACCTGGGTTTTATTGAAATAAGAGAGAAGCTTGAAGAATTAAAGAGAGTTGTAGCTAAGAAGCAGGAGAAAAGAAACCATGAACGCctgagaagaagagaagaaagggagagagaagaaagggagaagctGAGGAGGTCTCGATCACATAGCAAGAATCCTAAAAGATCCAGGTCCAGAGAGTATCGCAGACATAGGTCTCGCTCCATGTCACGGGAATGGAAAAGGAGAACTCGATCCAAATCCCGGGAGAAACGCCATCGCCACAGGTCCCGCTCCAGCAGCCGTAGTCGCAGCCACAGCCACCAGAGAAGTGGGCACAGTTCTAGAGACAGGAGCAGAGAGCGATCCAGGAGGAGATCCTCAAAAGAGAGATTCAGAGAACAAGACTTAGCATCACGTGACAGAGACAGGAATTCAAGAGACAGATCACCTCGTGACAGAGATCGAAAAGATAAGAAGTGGTCCTATGAGAGCGCTAATGGCAGATCAGAAGACAGGAGGAGCTCTGAAGAGCATGAAGCAGGGGAGATATAA